One part of the Polyangiaceae bacterium genome encodes these proteins:
- a CDS encoding alpha/beta fold hydrolase, whose product MPRWLKLSLLSYGLFTAAALGLAVLAELPTRQSSLEPSPSPFVMRDGRKSRSGCGLNQRAITNGCESIHTTTAEEEVSFESRLKQKYLSKLQGTLTLPVGIPGRRPAVVLIHGSGPQTRDEVASGEITRPVLDAPFPVFKQLAQFLGEQGFVVLRYDKRSCVSCYKAAFKQRHADFTQFRFSDFTDDARDALDYLASRPEVDAQRLVVIGHSQGGMLAPHVAQGDSRVAAVVSLAGPTRNLMDGLVEQLHGMAAIRRHQFDLYGAWTLDLQASRYRDCFSRLSGPHDPGDQCMGGGVTLQALAEEKILADTTVETWTQLSCPGLVLQGTLDRNVHPRVANELAQRLASRDAEVHLIRGTGHLLNDHDAPTNRPVFDSQVLEAMRAFFSSVKLGP is encoded by the coding sequence GTGCCGCGTTGGCTCAAGCTCAGTCTGCTCAGCTACGGTTTGTTCACCGCAGCGGCGCTCGGCCTTGCGGTCCTGGCGGAGCTACCCACGCGACAGAGCTCGCTCGAGCCGTCTCCCAGCCCGTTCGTGATGCGCGACGGCCGCAAGTCTCGGAGTGGCTGCGGACTCAATCAGCGCGCGATCACCAACGGCTGCGAGTCGATACATACGACCACCGCGGAGGAGGAGGTGAGCTTCGAATCGCGGCTGAAGCAGAAGTATCTGTCAAAGCTCCAGGGCACGCTCACGCTGCCTGTCGGCATTCCTGGGCGCCGCCCGGCGGTCGTGCTGATTCATGGCAGTGGGCCGCAGACGCGTGATGAAGTCGCGTCCGGAGAGATCACGAGACCGGTTCTCGATGCGCCGTTCCCCGTGTTCAAGCAGCTAGCCCAGTTCCTTGGGGAACAAGGCTTCGTCGTGTTGCGCTACGACAAGCGCAGCTGCGTCAGCTGTTACAAGGCAGCGTTCAAGCAGCGTCACGCGGACTTCACGCAGTTCCGTTTCAGTGACTTCACCGACGACGCGCGGGATGCGCTCGACTACCTCGCGTCTCGGCCTGAAGTCGACGCGCAGCGCCTGGTCGTGATCGGGCACAGTCAAGGTGGAATGCTGGCGCCCCACGTGGCCCAAGGCGACTCGCGGGTTGCCGCGGTGGTGTCTCTTGCTGGCCCCACGCGCAACCTGATGGATGGCCTCGTGGAGCAGCTGCACGGAATGGCCGCCATCCGGCGTCATCAGTTCGACTTGTATGGGGCTTGGACGCTCGACCTCCAAGCAAGCCGCTACCGAGACTGTTTTTCCCGCCTGTCGGGTCCTCACGATCCGGGCGACCAGTGCATGGGGGGAGGGGTGACGCTGCAAGCCTTGGCCGAAGAGAAAATCCTCGCGGATACGACCGTGGAAACCTGGACGCAGCTCTCGTGCCCCGGGCTCGTCCTGCAGGGTACGTTGGATCGCAACGTACACCCCCGTGTCGCCAATGAGCTCGCGCAACGGCTCGCCTCAAGGGACGCCGAAGTGCACCTGATCCGGGGCACGGGTCATCTGCTGAACGACCACGATGCACCTACAAACCGGCCCGTATTCGATTCGCAGGTGCTCGAGGCGATGCGAGCTTTCTTCAGCTCGGTCAAGCTTGGACCTTAG
- a CDS encoding ABC transporter ATP-binding protein → MIRARGLGRRFGDRVAVEDLDLRVERGEVLALLGPNGAGKTTTVRLLSALIAPSAGSAHVNGHSVVDEAEAVRRSTGILTETPGLYDKHTAVENLRLFARLYGVEQRDGAIQRELERVGLWERRSEPVGQYSKGMKQRLAFARALLPAPPVLFLDEPTSGLDPENARNVRRIIGELRASGTTIILCTHNLDEAERLATRIAILERTLVTSGTARELRASGRENVVQLQLATIPEGLSQELQTQAYVSGVECVDDRHINVQLTDPGNDKPALVRHLVGLGVRVQLMRDFQPSLEDVYLRVVEGAPSPQTNAQAEP, encoded by the coding sequence TTGATTCGCGCTCGGGGGCTTGGTCGACGTTTCGGCGATCGCGTTGCGGTCGAAGACCTCGATTTGCGCGTGGAACGTGGCGAAGTCCTCGCGCTGTTGGGCCCCAACGGTGCAGGCAAGACGACCACCGTGCGCCTGTTGTCCGCGTTGATCGCTCCGAGCGCGGGCTCCGCGCATGTCAACGGCCACTCCGTGGTCGACGAAGCCGAGGCGGTGCGCCGCTCCACCGGCATCCTCACGGAAACTCCAGGCCTCTACGACAAACACACCGCGGTGGAGAACCTGCGGCTCTTTGCCCGGCTGTATGGCGTGGAGCAGCGCGACGGGGCGATCCAACGGGAACTCGAGCGGGTTGGGTTGTGGGAGCGTCGCTCAGAGCCCGTCGGGCAATACTCCAAGGGGATGAAACAGCGCCTGGCGTTCGCGCGTGCGTTGCTCCCGGCGCCTCCGGTACTCTTTCTGGACGAGCCGACCTCCGGCTTGGACCCCGAGAACGCGCGCAACGTCCGACGCATCATCGGTGAGCTCCGGGCAAGCGGCACCACCATCATCCTCTGCACACACAACCTGGACGAAGCCGAGCGCCTCGCGACGCGCATCGCGATCCTCGAGCGCACGCTGGTCACTTCGGGCACCGCAAGAGAGCTGCGCGCATCCGGGCGCGAGAACGTCGTGCAACTCCAGCTGGCGACGATCCCGGAGGGTCTCTCCCAGGAGCTACAGACCCAAGCGTACGTTTCGGGAGTCGAGTGCGTCGATGACCGACACATCAACGTGCAGCTCACGGATCCTGGAAACGACAAGCCAGCGCTCGTGCGTCACCTCGTGGGTTTGGGGGTGAGAGTGCAGCTGATGCGCGATTTCCAGCCCTCGCTTGAAGACGTCTACTTGCGCGTCGTCGAAGGCGCGCCCTCCCCCCAAACCAACGCGCAGGCCGAGCCGTGA
- a CDS encoding ABC transporter permease subunit yields the protein MNYERVAAIAAHEWIGLKRNRQVLWGLAVLPILLTLFVIGFSVLGSNANPGSMNGGSAPSVLTGAPASVQLVIQLNEMFEFFFLVMPASYPLIIAATSIVQEKKAKSLEPLLASPITTTELLVGKSVAAVLPSLFMCWSGVAVCAVGLYFLAPPLVLAFFIRPTWVVAMCLLTPLLASLAGLLGVSVSSRAADEKAAGLWATLLMTLVFLLPCGLLISGKLLSLWALLAGSLSVAVLNAIVLRVAVRVFQREEILTRGANT from the coding sequence GTGAACTACGAACGGGTCGCGGCCATCGCCGCACACGAGTGGATTGGCCTGAAGCGCAATCGTCAGGTGCTGTGGGGGCTCGCCGTGCTGCCGATCCTACTCACGTTGTTCGTGATCGGCTTCAGCGTGTTGGGCAGCAACGCCAACCCGGGTTCGATGAATGGCGGCAGCGCCCCCAGCGTGCTGACGGGGGCACCGGCCAGCGTGCAGCTGGTGATCCAGCTCAACGAGATGTTCGAGTTCTTCTTCTTGGTGATGCCTGCGAGCTATCCGTTGATCATCGCAGCGACGAGCATCGTTCAAGAGAAGAAGGCGAAGAGTCTCGAGCCGCTTTTGGCGAGCCCGATCACCACCACAGAGCTCTTGGTTGGCAAGAGCGTCGCCGCCGTGTTGCCGAGCTTGTTCATGTGTTGGAGCGGCGTCGCCGTGTGCGCGGTCGGGCTCTACTTTCTGGCACCCCCGCTAGTTCTTGCCTTCTTCATTCGACCCACGTGGGTGGTCGCGATGTGCTTGCTCACTCCGCTCCTGGCGAGCCTTGCGGGGCTGCTTGGTGTGAGCGTCTCGAGCCGGGCCGCGGATGAAAAGGCGGCGGGCCTGTGGGCGACGCTGCTGATGACGCTGGTGTTCTTGTTGCCGTGCGGATTGTTGATCAGCGGAAAGCTATTGAGCTTGTGGGCGCTGCTCGCCGGTTCCCTCAGCGTGGCGGTCCTGAACGCTATCGTGCTGCGCGTCGCGGTGCGCGTCTTCCAGCGGGAAGAGATCCTCACCCGGGGGGCGAACACGTGA
- a CDS encoding ABC transporter ATP-binding protein: MIEARGLGRKFGDQVAVEDLNLRIEAGEVFGLLGPNGAGKSTSVRLLCGLIAPTSGTAELAGVDVVRAPEQVRSKIGILTETPGLYEKLNAVENLRFFAELYEIPSASIQARVQQVLELVQLWERRAEPVGGFSKGMRQRVAIARALLPSPPVLFLDEPTSGLDPVTARLVRALIADLKSEGRTIVLCTHNLDEAERLCDRVGVLNRRLLRVDTPERLRRELYAQVTRVELAELTPQLLERVRGLPFVDSARAEGNQLFAMIADYELHNPDLVQELVQAGASILSIEREPQSLEQVYFDLLAKDQAAPVGGDS; this comes from the coding sequence GTGATCGAAGCCCGGGGGCTTGGGCGGAAGTTCGGGGATCAGGTCGCGGTGGAAGATCTGAACCTGCGCATCGAAGCCGGGGAGGTGTTCGGCTTGCTGGGACCGAACGGCGCCGGAAAGAGCACCAGTGTTCGTTTGCTGTGCGGGCTGATCGCTCCAACCTCGGGCACAGCCGAACTCGCGGGGGTTGACGTCGTACGCGCCCCCGAGCAAGTGCGCTCCAAGATCGGGATCCTGACGGAAACGCCAGGTCTCTACGAGAAGCTGAACGCCGTCGAGAATCTGCGCTTCTTTGCTGAGCTGTACGAAATTCCTAGCGCGAGCATCCAGGCCCGGGTGCAACAGGTGCTCGAGCTCGTTCAGCTGTGGGAGCGCCGGGCGGAACCCGTAGGCGGTTTCTCCAAGGGCATGCGTCAGCGGGTCGCGATCGCCAGAGCGCTCTTGCCGTCCCCGCCAGTGCTCTTCCTCGATGAGCCAACGTCCGGGCTAGATCCAGTGACGGCTCGCTTGGTGCGGGCACTGATCGCAGACCTGAAGAGCGAGGGGCGCACGATCGTGCTCTGCACCCACAACCTCGATGAAGCAGAACGCCTATGCGACCGCGTTGGGGTGCTGAACCGCCGGCTGCTGCGCGTGGATACACCCGAGCGACTGAGACGGGAACTCTATGCGCAAGTCACGCGAGTGGAACTCGCGGAACTCACGCCACAACTCCTGGAGCGGGTACGCGGGCTACCGTTCGTCGACAGCGCACGCGCAGAAGGCAATCAGCTCTTCGCGATGATCGCCGACTACGAGCTCCACAACCCCGATCTGGTGCAGGAGCTGGTCCAAGCAGGCGCGTCGATCCTCAGCATCGAGCGGGAGCCGCAATCCCTGGAGCAGGTGTATTTCGATCTGCTAGCGAAGGACCAAGCGGCCCCCGTCGGAGGCGATTCGTGA
- a CDS encoding ABC transporter permease, with amino-acid sequence MNRRHVRAVLRREWLELSKSRAAKITAWLLPLGVVAAVAGTQRWFVGLAPQTLAEAAKELGGSSGDAPVVALLDFVNLQWLALMLALPAVLPQMISVYSIVTEKESKSLEAVLATPISTLDLLLGKTLVAVLPAIGLTWACYVGSALAAAVIAPAPVGAHFFRAHYALGFSVLVPLVAFLAGISGVIVSAYARDVRGAQSLSGFVVLPLMGVALVPLVDSLWLLAATCCLLALLGFWLSRLAARLFQRGEILTRWR; translated from the coding sequence GTGAATCGTCGCCACGTGCGGGCGGTGTTGAGGCGCGAGTGGCTCGAGCTGTCGAAGAGCCGGGCCGCCAAGATCACGGCGTGGCTCTTGCCCCTTGGAGTAGTCGCCGCGGTCGCTGGGACGCAGCGCTGGTTCGTGGGGCTCGCTCCACAAACGCTCGCTGAAGCAGCCAAAGAGCTCGGAGGCAGCTCGGGTGACGCGCCGGTGGTCGCCTTGCTCGACTTCGTCAACCTGCAGTGGCTCGCGCTGATGTTGGCGTTGCCGGCGGTGCTCCCCCAGATGATCAGCGTCTATAGCATCGTCACCGAGAAAGAATCGAAGAGCCTCGAAGCGGTGCTCGCGACACCTATTTCCACACTGGATTTGCTACTGGGAAAGACGTTGGTTGCCGTGCTGCCAGCGATAGGATTGACGTGGGCCTGCTACGTCGGGAGCGCCCTGGCGGCCGCAGTGATCGCTCCGGCGCCTGTGGGAGCGCACTTCTTTCGGGCGCACTACGCCCTGGGGTTCTCCGTGTTGGTCCCCTTGGTGGCTTTTCTGGCTGGAATTTCTGGCGTGATCGTCTCAGCCTACGCCAGGGACGTGCGGGGTGCGCAGTCGCTCTCTGGCTTCGTGGTGCTACCGCTGATGGGCGTGGCGCTGGTGCCGCTCGTAGATAGCCTCTGGTTGCTCGCCGCGACCTGCTGCTTGCTTGCGTTGCTCGGCTTTTGGTTGAGCCGACTCGCCGCCCGGCTCTTTCAGCGTGGTGAAATCCTGACGCGCTGGCGCTGA
- a CDS encoding GNAT family N-acetyltransferase, whose amino-acid sequence MASYEIRPLQSDDFEDIMRLEEEIFGGDGEPLLGPYYVRLCCDFMQHTCFIARVDGRAAGYLLSFVRDREAYCTTLAVVKEFQGTRVVHKLVQAFMRAIVDEVDACWFTVKEDNLPARAIHAWLGAENVDVRHDFYGPGDERIVSRINRDVLARFKQRYQRMGLLSEGDRALPPPPSAFGRRVQTSGASA is encoded by the coding sequence ATGGCCAGCTACGAGATCCGACCGCTACAGAGTGATGACTTTGAAGACATCATGCGACTGGAAGAGGAGATCTTCGGAGGCGATGGCGAGCCCCTCCTCGGTCCGTACTACGTGCGTCTCTGCTGTGACTTCATGCAACACACCTGCTTCATCGCGCGCGTCGATGGGCGCGCCGCGGGCTACCTGTTGTCCTTCGTGCGAGATCGCGAGGCCTACTGCACCACGCTCGCGGTGGTGAAGGAGTTCCAAGGCACCCGCGTCGTGCACAAGCTGGTGCAAGCCTTCATGCGGGCAATCGTGGACGAGGTCGACGCCTGTTGGTTCACCGTCAAGGAGGACAACTTGCCGGCGCGAGCAATCCACGCCTGGCTGGGCGCTGAGAACGTCGACGTGCGCCACGACTTTTACGGTCCCGGCGACGAGCGAATCGTCTCCCGCATCAACCGCGATGTGTTGGCGCGCTTCAAGCAGCGCTACCAGCGCATGGGCTTGCTGAGCGAAGGTGACCGCGCCCTGCCGCCGCCCCCGAGCGCCTTCGGACGTCGCGTCCAGACCAGTGGAGCCAGCGCATGA
- a CDS encoding 1-acyl-sn-glycerol-3-phosphate acyltransferase — translation MNLRHFAHQPEFAVAAYPRHMDYSPAPNAGTLEHARTAGRTLRRGADLLRVVRDTSQSLPPHGAAFNERAYALHYTARQVAKSQGIRIEAHGQMVPERCVLVANHLSYVDPLAITRLFPALAIAKAEVAEWPVIGGVMGRLGVLFVQRQCAHSGARVLKAALRALRSGTRVLTFPKGTTSDGSKLLPFKLGAFALARLAGVPVVPIAVRLPKPVCWHGDAAFLPHYLRSIARHDVPVELEVGRALHPAPGLSDEELAALIRADLSAMLKRDDQ, via the coding sequence ATGAACCTGCGCCATTTCGCGCACCAACCGGAGTTCGCCGTCGCCGCCTATCCGAGGCACATGGACTACTCCCCCGCGCCGAACGCGGGCACCCTGGAACATGCGCGGACCGCTGGCCGCACCTTGCGCCGCGGAGCTGACCTATTGCGCGTCGTGCGCGACACCAGTCAGAGCCTGCCTCCCCACGGCGCGGCGTTCAACGAGCGAGCCTACGCGCTCCACTACACCGCGCGTCAGGTCGCGAAGTCGCAGGGGATCCGCATCGAAGCCCACGGGCAGATGGTGCCCGAGCGCTGCGTGTTGGTCGCCAATCACCTGAGCTACGTGGACCCCCTCGCCATCACGCGGCTCTTTCCAGCGCTGGCGATCGCCAAGGCTGAGGTCGCAGAGTGGCCCGTGATCGGTGGGGTAATGGGGCGCCTCGGCGTGCTCTTCGTTCAGCGTCAGTGCGCACACAGCGGCGCGCGGGTGTTGAAGGCCGCCTTGAGGGCTCTACGGAGTGGCACTCGCGTACTCACGTTTCCGAAGGGCACTACCTCGGACGGCAGCAAGCTCTTGCCGTTCAAGCTCGGCGCCTTTGCGCTGGCTCGGCTCGCCGGTGTGCCTGTGGTGCCCATCGCGGTGCGCCTACCCAAGCCGGTGTGCTGGCACGGGGACGCCGCGTTTCTTCCCCACTACCTGCGCAGCATCGCGCGTCACGACGTCCCGGTCGAACTGGAGGTGGGTCGTGCGCTGCATCCCGCTCCTGGTCTGAGCGACGAAGAACTCGCAGCGCTCATCCGCGCGGATCTCAGCGCGATGCTCAAGCGCGACGACCAGTGA
- the speB gene encoding agmatinase, with protein MSQQSALEYIRHGQTPFFRLPMVKPGIGSADVYRGYHAAVLGVPTDAGTTYQPGARMAPYHLRRTSALLGPFHPTHRIDVFERLNAVDGGNVAAPPFSLESIRQLTQLEVGAVVEAGATPFLVGGDHSIALPALRAVAQKHGELAVVHVDAHFDTSGPETWGEAFHHGTCMKHALEEGLIARGQLHQVGIRVTWKGDDERDVSDAHDAKIYDMQLIESEGIRRVASQIREQVGDRPTYISFDIDGVDPAYAPGTGTPVPGGMTSREAILLLRMLSGVRLVGMDLVEIAPALDHADITCHLGAQLLYEGLALRALLQ; from the coding sequence ATGAGTCAGCAATCCGCTCTCGAATATATTCGGCACGGCCAGACGCCGTTCTTTCGCCTACCGATGGTGAAGCCAGGCATCGGCAGCGCTGACGTGTACCGCGGCTACCACGCGGCGGTGCTCGGCGTACCGACCGACGCAGGCACGACGTACCAACCTGGTGCTCGGATGGCGCCGTATCATTTGCGTCGCACCAGCGCTCTGCTCGGTCCCTTCCACCCGACGCATCGCATCGACGTCTTCGAGCGCTTGAACGCCGTCGACGGTGGAAACGTAGCCGCCCCACCCTTCAGCCTGGAGTCGATCCGACAGCTGACCCAGCTCGAGGTGGGCGCGGTCGTGGAAGCCGGTGCCACGCCTTTCTTGGTGGGGGGAGATCACTCCATTGCGCTGCCGGCGCTGCGCGCCGTGGCACAGAAGCACGGAGAGCTCGCCGTGGTGCACGTGGACGCGCACTTCGACACCAGCGGCCCTGAGACGTGGGGTGAAGCGTTCCACCACGGAACGTGTATGAAGCACGCGCTGGAGGAGGGGCTCATCGCCCGCGGACAGCTACACCAAGTTGGGATCCGCGTGACCTGGAAGGGCGATGACGAACGCGATGTCTCGGACGCCCACGACGCCAAGATCTACGACATGCAGCTGATCGAAAGCGAAGGCATTCGCCGCGTCGCGAGTCAGATCCGCGAGCAAGTGGGAGACCGACCGACCTACATCAGCTTTGATATCGACGGTGTGGACCCGGCTTATGCGCCGGGAACCGGCACGCCTGTTCCAGGCGGAATGACCTCCCGCGAAGCCATCTTGCTGCTGCGCATGCTGAGCGGCGTTCGCCTGGTTGGGATGGATCTGGTGGAGATCGCCCCGGCCCTCGATCACGCTGACATCACTTGCCACCTGGGAGCTCAGCTTCTGTACGAAGGGCTGGCGCTGCGGGCTCTACTTCAGTAG
- a CDS encoding flippase-like domain-containing protein — MQQVLSSSAAPEALLPPTRRAGRWFERAWARVLFSALGLGFVAFLLSRVDLRLVWGELTRLLPFVPLMILLESGRIAGEYFSTRQLSGASSEELPRRTMLQAHLMSYALSIGLPIGRLFAEGAKATLLARHIGGPRAAAVATSSHVLCLISDATFLVTLSALVWFLSGESLLTYAVVAQAALSCLLAAALWVLRRASWPAKALRRVPKAAAWATQMRAAQLPLGREVGRAMLGLLFGRTCQVACFLVALAVTRDGQGNVASLISASAGAQALNQLAGAVGDLMPAQLGVTDALFKGSAPLLGVSVETALAVAVAFHLVQLFWIGVGLASPYWFRVASTSRKVTDLESVIR, encoded by the coding sequence ATGCAGCAGGTCTTGAGCAGCTCGGCGGCGCCAGAGGCGCTGCTTCCGCCGACGCGCCGCGCAGGACGCTGGTTCGAGCGCGCTTGGGCGCGGGTGCTCTTCAGCGCCCTGGGGCTCGGTTTCGTCGCTTTCCTACTGAGCCGTGTCGACTTGCGTCTGGTGTGGGGCGAGCTCACACGGCTCCTGCCGTTTGTGCCGCTGATGATCCTGCTGGAGTCCGGCAGAATCGCCGGAGAGTATTTTTCCACGAGACAATTGAGCGGTGCTTCGTCGGAAGAATTGCCGCGGCGCACGATGCTCCAGGCGCACCTGATGTCCTACGCGCTGAGCATTGGGCTACCCATCGGGCGCCTGTTCGCGGAGGGTGCCAAGGCCACGCTCCTCGCGCGGCACATCGGGGGGCCGCGGGCCGCTGCGGTGGCGACCTCCAGCCACGTGCTGTGCCTGATCAGCGATGCGACGTTTCTGGTGACGTTGAGCGCGCTGGTGTGGTTTCTCTCCGGGGAGTCTCTGCTTACCTACGCGGTCGTCGCTCAAGCAGCGCTCAGCTGTTTGCTCGCCGCGGCGCTGTGGGTGCTGCGGCGCGCAAGCTGGCCCGCAAAGGCGCTCAGGCGCGTGCCGAAGGCCGCAGCCTGGGCGACGCAAATGCGCGCGGCTCAGCTTCCGCTTGGACGCGAGGTCGGTCGCGCCATGCTGGGACTCTTGTTTGGCCGCACCTGTCAGGTCGCCTGCTTCTTGGTCGCCCTGGCAGTCACCCGAGACGGCCAGGGCAACGTCGCTTCGTTGATCAGCGCCAGCGCGGGGGCACAGGCATTGAACCAACTCGCGGGCGCGGTGGGCGACTTGATGCCCGCGCAGCTCGGAGTGACCGACGCTTTGTTCAAGGGTAGCGCGCCGCTCTTGGGAGTCAGCGTGGAGACAGCGTTGGCTGTCGCGGTCGCCTTCCACCTGGTGCAGTTGTTCTGGATCGGTGTCGGGCTGGCTTCGCCGTATTGGTTCCGCGTGGCATCAACATCGAGAAAGGTCACCGACCTCGAGAGTGTGATCCGCTGA
- a CDS encoding thaumatin family protein has translation MSTVAQSAILSPKNPQSNGGFNNTPSWLAALLCVGLLSGCDSGTDSGGDPSGGAGGTAQGGSAGIGGSQAGGSSSFGGEGGTAAGGFGGDGGTGASAGAGSGGTASGGAASGGASTGGAASGGASSGGSGGTSSPDGVRQIRFVNQCSQTIWVGALNAAPEYELPEGGGFELSAGSDHSLVLPEHWGGRFWGRTGCQFDASGNGHCDSGDCGNRMACSGAGGQTPATLAEFTFAGHAGLDFYDISLVDGYNLPLTIRPVAGTFNPRGEGDPYDCGSPGCTSDLNQTCPAELQKKNAQGGVVGCASACEIFQTDEYCCRGAHNTPQTCPPFSYSELFKSACPTAYSYAYDDQTSTYTCFGEDYDIVFCP, from the coding sequence ATGAGCACGGTCGCCCAGTCGGCGATCCTCTCCCCCAAAAATCCCCAATCGAATGGCGGATTCAACAACACCCCGAGCTGGCTCGCCGCGTTGCTCTGCGTTGGGCTGCTCTCCGGTTGCGATTCCGGCACGGACAGCGGTGGAGACCCAAGTGGCGGCGCTGGTGGAACGGCTCAGGGTGGATCCGCAGGGATAGGCGGATCTCAGGCAGGCGGAAGCTCGAGTTTTGGGGGTGAGGGCGGCACCGCAGCAGGCGGCTTCGGCGGCGATGGCGGCACTGGAGCGAGCGCTGGCGCAGGAAGTGGTGGCACAGCAAGTGGCGGCGCAGCAAGCGGTGGCGCTTCGACTGGCGGTGCAGCGAGCGGCGGGGCGTCGAGCGGAGGCAGCGGCGGTACATCAAGCCCAGACGGAGTGCGACAGATCCGCTTCGTGAATCAGTGCAGTCAGACGATCTGGGTTGGCGCTCTGAATGCCGCCCCGGAGTACGAGTTGCCTGAAGGGGGCGGCTTCGAGTTGTCAGCCGGCAGCGATCACAGCCTTGTGTTGCCCGAGCACTGGGGCGGACGCTTCTGGGGTCGCACGGGCTGTCAGTTCGATGCCAGCGGGAACGGTCACTGCGACAGCGGCGATTGTGGAAACCGCATGGCATGCAGCGGCGCAGGGGGCCAAACCCCGGCGACCCTCGCAGAGTTCACCTTCGCCGGACACGCGGGGCTCGACTTCTACGACATCAGTCTGGTGGACGGTTACAACCTGCCCCTCACCATCCGACCGGTGGCCGGCACCTTCAACCCACGCGGCGAGGGCGACCCTTACGACTGTGGTTCCCCTGGCTGCACCAGCGACCTGAATCAGACCTGCCCAGCGGAACTGCAGAAGAAGAACGCCCAAGGCGGTGTGGTGGGCTGCGCAAGCGCCTGCGAGATCTTCCAGACCGACGAATACTGCTGTCGTGGCGCCCACAACACGCCACAGACCTGCCCGCCATTCAGCTATTCGGAGCTGTTCAAGTCGGCCTGTCCCACGGCGTACAGCTACGCCTACGACGATCAAACCAGCACCTACACCTGCTTTGGTGAAGACTACGACATCGTCTTTTGCCCGTAG
- a CDS encoding lysophospholipid acyltransferase family protein has translation MQALPPQSAPWTHSAASSYLKLVGWKTTGTLPDSPKGVLIAAPHSSNWDLPFMLAVAGVFRLKINWLGKHTLFEGPMGPMMRALGGIPVDRRARHGLVEQVVQRFNESESMYLAVAPSGTRSGNTHWKSGFYHIARAANVPIVCAFLDYKRKLGGVGPAIVPSGDIKADMDRIREFYADIVGFDGRKTVGVQLSEELPKE, from the coding sequence CTGCAAGCGCTTCCACCGCAGAGTGCCCCGTGGACCCATAGTGCCGCTTCGAGCTACCTGAAGCTCGTTGGCTGGAAGACCACGGGAACACTCCCGGACAGCCCGAAAGGCGTGCTGATTGCCGCGCCGCACTCGAGCAACTGGGACCTGCCCTTCATGCTCGCGGTCGCGGGCGTGTTCCGGCTGAAAATCAACTGGCTCGGAAAGCACACGCTGTTCGAGGGGCCGATGGGTCCGATGATGCGTGCGCTCGGCGGTATCCCCGTGGATAGACGCGCCCGTCACGGCTTGGTGGAGCAAGTGGTGCAGCGCTTCAACGAGTCGGAGTCGATGTACCTCGCGGTAGCGCCCTCTGGCACGCGCTCAGGGAACACCCACTGGAAGAGCGGCTTCTATCACATCGCCCGTGCTGCAAACGTGCCCATCGTGTGTGCCTTCCTCGACTACAAACGCAAGCTCGGGGGTGTGGGACCGGCGATCGTGCCGAGCGGCGACATCAAGGCCGACATGGACCGCATCCGCGAGTTCTACGCCGACATCGTCGGGTTCGACGGGAGGAAGACGGTCGGTGTGCAGCTATCCGAAGAGCTGCCCAAAGAGTGA